From the Brassica napus cultivar Da-Ae chromosome A8, Da-Ae, whole genome shotgun sequence genome, one window contains:
- the LOC106382315 gene encoding 21 kDa protein-like, with amino-acid sequence MARQLYTTAFLHLATLLFISRTISAVRFPPQPTPTNDLDFIRTSCNATLYPDVCFTSLAGYASAVQDNPARLAKLAIGVSLSRAKHTASYLSKLSRTAASAAVHDCVSNVGDAVEQMRGSLQQLREMNHRRQGAPAFRFQMSNVQTWMSAALTDEETCTDGITEEMEDGDTKTAVCERVGDVKRFTSNALALVNTYANNGA; translated from the coding sequence ATGGCAAGGCAGCTTTATACGACGGCGTTTCTTCACTTAGCCACCCTACTCTTCATTTCCCGGACAATCTCAGCCGTCCGTTTCCCTCCGCAACCAACACCAACCAACGATCTAGATTTCATCCGCACGAGCTGCAACGCAACGCTCTACCCTGACGTGTGTTTTACGTCGCTAGCTGGCTACGCCTCCGCCGTACAAGACAATCCGGCGAGGCTAGCTAAGCTCGCCATCGGCGTCTCTCTTTCCCGCGCAAAACACACTGCAAGTTACCTCTCAAAACTATCACGCACCGCCGCCTCCGCCGCCGTACACGACTGCGTTTCCAACGTGGGAGACGCCGTGGAGCAGATGCGCGGCTCGCTCCAGCAGCTCCGAGAGATGAACCACCGTCGTCAAGGAGCTCCGGCGTTTAGGTTTCAGATGAGTAACGTGCAGACGTGGATGAGCGCGGCGTTGACGGACGAGGAGACGTGTACGGATGGGATCACGGAGGAGATGGAAGACGGAGATACGAAGACGGCCGTTTGCGAGAGGGTCGGCGACGTGAAGAGGTTCACGAG